ATTTGAGTACATAAGGAAGAAACAACCGCAATATTTTTTACTGTTTTTACAGAAATTTTCTTTATCTTATTTCCGATTTCCTTTTGTACAGCTTCAGGAATTAAAATAATCTCAACTGATTTTAACAGTATTTCAAGATGTCCAATTCTTTCAAGAGCAATTATGCAGGAACTATTGCATACAATATTTTTAATCATATGATTGTTCTTGCTTTAGATCTTCAGCAGGATGATCAAATATTGGGACATTGTATTTATCCAATAACTCCATAAAAGCACGCTTAGAATAACCTGAATACTTTGCAGCTTGTCCTAGAGATAATTTTCCAGTTTCAAAGAGTTTTATCATAAGTAATAATTTTGCCTCTTCCTGCTGAACTTCAGAAGGAAGTTGTATTTGCAATACATACATAAAAATACCTATCTTTTATTTAACTTATTAGAATACTATAAATTCACTAAAATTTAGTGTTTCTTTCCCTCAATAATCAAGTAATAATTTTTTGATTCTTCATCAATTTATATATTTTTTGTTCTGTTTTCTCCATCCAGCTAACGACTCGAGTTAACCCGATATTTCAGCATAAGATGAACTTGATTACTTGTCCAAAAGCTGAAAGAAAGCGGCTGGATCGATGAGAATGAGAAAGTTGT
This window of the candidate division KSB1 bacterium genome carries:
- a CDS encoding UPF0175 family protein, whose amino-acid sequence is MYVLQIQLPSEVQQEEAKLLLMIKLFETGKLSLGQAAKYSGYSKRAFMELLDKYNVPIFDHPAEDLKQEQSYD